The segment TGCCTTTCTCGACAGCCGTTTGATAAAAGCCGATGATGTAGCCTTGCAATTATTATCTAATAAAATGGCACAAAAAAGATTGGCATCTCACCAAAAAAGATTGGAAAAAGGCATTGATACCAAAGGCAAAAAACTAACTCAAATCACTAATGCCGAAGATAAATTGCTAGGCAGACAAACTGAAAGCGATGAAACGGTACTGCAGAATCTTAGCTTAGAAGATCAGGTAAATTACAGCACCGTGACTTTGTATTTGTACCAAAGAGAAAGTGTTCTACAGGAAATTGTGGCCAATGAAAAAAGCATTAATGCGTATCGACCACATATCGGACTGCAAATTTGGGATAGTTTGAAAACGGGTTGGTTTATGTTTGAAGCGATTATTGCATTTGTTGTACAACTTTGGGCACTGCTCTTACTGGCAGTTTTAGGTGTTTTTGCGTATAGAAAATTTGCAAAGAAATAAAGTTAGTAACTTGACTGTAAAATAGATACCATTGGCGCAAACCTTTGGTATTTTTTATTTAACTTTGATAGACAAACCAACAAAACTTCAACTTTATGAAAATCACCACTATCGTTATTCGAGTATTGATAGGACTTTTTCTCCTATTTGCATCGGTTAGTTATTTTTTGCACTTAACACCTGAACCTGTTACTACAGGAGATTTTAAAGCTTTTCAATTGGGCTTAGTGGCTTCAACTTATTTAATGCCTTTGGCTAAAGGAGTAGAACTGCTAGCTGGTTTATCTTACGTCACCGGTAAATATGTAACTTTAGCTAACATTGTTATCCTTCCTGTTACCTTAAATATTTTATTGATTAATTATTTCCTGGCACCGGAAACATTGCCTATTGCTATTGCCTTATTTTTAGCAAACTTGTTTTTAATTTATCGCTATTGGGATAATTATAAATCTGTATTTACTCCATAAAAAAATGCCTCTCGAAAATGAGAGGCATTTTTATTTTATTTAATCTGTATGAATTAAGCTAAGTCAAATCGATCAAGATTCATTACTTTGTTCCAGGCTGTTACAAAGTCTTTTACAAACTTATCTTTAGAGTCTTCACATCCGTAAACCTCAGCCAAAGCACGAAGTTCTGAATTCGAACCAAAAATAAGATCTGCGCGTGTACCAACCCATTTTACTGAACCCGATTTGCGATCCCGACCTTCGAATACATCTTGTGTCTCAGAAGTTGCTTTCCATGTAGTACTTAGATTTAGCAGATTCACAAAGAAATCATTAGTAAGTGTTTCAGGACGACTTGTAAAAACGCCGTGTCTTGAATTATCATAATTAGTATTTAATACACGCATACCGCCAACAAGAACCGTCAATTCGGGTGCTGTTAGTGTTAGCAATTGGGCCTTATCTAAAAGAAGCTCTTCTGCTTTAGCTGTTTGTTTACTACTTACATAATTTCTAAAACCATCCGCTTTTGGCTCAAGTGCGGCAAATGAAGCAACATCGGTTTGTTCCTGAGATGCATCGGTACGACCTGGTGTAAAAGGAACTTTTACATTATGACCGGCATTTTTTGCGGCCTGTTCAATAGCTGCGCAGCCACCTAATACAATTAAATCTGCAATAGAAACTGGTTTGCCAAATTCTTTTTGAATTGCTTCAAGTGTATCTAAAACTTTCGACAATTGAGTCGGATTGTTTACTTCCCAATCTTTTTGTGGTGCCAAGCGAATACGTCCGCCATTAGCGCCACCGCGTTTGTCTGAACCACGGAATGTTGAGGCCGACGCCCATGCTGTAGAAACCAATTGAGAAACGGTTAATCCTGAAGCAAGTATTTTAGTTTTAAGTGCAGCAATATCATTTTCATCAATTAGTTTGTGTGAAACAGCAGGAACCGGATCCTGCCAAATCAATACTTCTGACGGAACTTCTGAACCAAGATATAGATTGCGTGGTCCCATATCACGATGTGTCAATTTGAACCATGCACGTGCAAAAGCATCTGCAAACTCATCCTGATTTTCATGAAAATGTTTAGAAATTGGAGCGTATATCGGGTCCATCTTTAACGCCATATCAGCCGTAGTCATCATAAGCGCCTGTGTCTTAGAGGCGTCTCCCGCTGCTGGTGCTTTTTGAGCATTTGAAGCCGCAGTTGGTGTCCATTGATTGGCTCCGGCCGGGCTTTTTGTCAATTCCCAATCATAACCCAATAACACGTTAAAATAATCGTTATCCCATTTGGTTGGATTTGGTGTCCATGCGCCTTCTATTCCACTTGTAATTGTATCATCTCCGTGACCGCTTCCAAAAGTGTTTCTCCAACCCTGACTTTGCTCTTCAATACTTGCACCCGCTGGTTCTCTTCCAACATATTTCCCCGGATCGGCAGCACCGTGAGCTTTCCCAAAAGTGTGTCCTCCGGCAACCAATGCTACTGTTTCATAATCATTCATTGCCATACGTCCAAAAGTCTCGCGTATGTCTATTGCCGATTTAAGTGGATCCGGATTTCCGTTTGGTCCTTCCGGGTTTACATAAATCAATCCCATTTGTACTGCTCCAAGTGGATTTTCCAATTCACGATCTCCGGTATAACGTTTGTCACCTAGCCATTCTGTTTCTGAACCCCAATAAATATCTTGTTCCGGTTCCCAAACATCTTCACGTCCGCCTCCAAAACCAAAGGTCTTAAAGCCCATCGATTCCAAAGCACAATTTCCGGCTAGTATCATCAAATCAGCCCAGGAAAGTTGTTTTCCGTATTTTTGCTTGATAGGCCAAAGCAGCAAGCGTGCCTTATCTAAGTTGCCATTATCCGGCCAACTGTTAAGCGGTGCAAAGCGTTGTGTTCCTGAACCTGCTCCACCACGACCATCCTGAATTCGATAGGTTCCTGCACTATGCCATGCCATTCTTATAAAGAATGGTCCGTAATGACCATAGTCAGCCGGCCACCAATCCTGCGAATCAGTCATAAGGTCGTACAAATCTTTCTTAACTTGCTTTAGGTCTAATTTTTTAAACTCTTCAGCATAGTTAAAATCTTCACCCATAGGATTGGACTTTGCCGAATTTTGATGCAAGATGTTTAAGTTCAACATATTTGGCCACCAATCTCTATTTGCTGTTCCTCTTCCAGCACTTTGTTTTAGGGTTCCGCTTGTAAACGGACACTTTCCCTGAGAATCATTGTTTCCCATATTGTATGATTTATATTGGTATAAAATTACATTTTTTAAAAACCAAATCTAATGATAACTGTCATCTTTTGTAATAGTTTTTAATTATATATTACTATTTATAAATTGCCAAAACTTATATTTAAAGATAATATCATTTGCTTTTATATATTTGTTTCTTTGTAACCAAAATAATAAACATGTTATTATCCAAACTATTCCGAAAAAAATCAACCTCAATTATAGTAAAGCAAGGCGGTGATGGTGAACACTCCGGCTTAAATAAAGTTCTAAACGTTAGAGATTTAACCTTCTTTGGTATAGCGGCTATCATTGGTGGTGGTACATTTAGTGCTATTGGAAATGCGTGTTTTTCGGGTGGACCGGGCGTTGTGTTTCTATATGTGATTTGTGCAATTGCTTGTGGTTTTACTGCTTTATGTTATGCCGAATTTGCTTCGCGGGTTCCCGTTTCCGGTAGTGCTTATACCTATGCGTATGTTTCTTTTGGCGAATTGTTTGCGTGGATTATCGGATGGGCATTGATTATGGAATATTCGATTGGAAATATTTATATCGCTTTTTCGTGGAGTGGCTATTTTACCAATCTGCTCGAAAGCTTTCATCTGCACTTGCCCGAGTGGTTGACCATCAATTATAAATCGGCACAAGACGCTTTGTTAGCTAATAAAGCCGGTGAAGGATTAACTGCCTGGCAAACGGCTCCAACTCTTGGCGGTCTACGTATTATTTTTGACTTGCCTGCCGTCGTAATTAATTTACTTATCACTTATTTGGTTTATCGTGGCAC is part of the Flavobacterium sangjuense genome and harbors:
- the katG gene encoding catalase/peroxidase HPI, with the translated sequence MGNNDSQGKCPFTSGTLKQSAGRGTANRDWWPNMLNLNILHQNSAKSNPMGEDFNYAEEFKKLDLKQVKKDLYDLMTDSQDWWPADYGHYGPFFIRMAWHSAGTYRIQDGRGGAGSGTQRFAPLNSWPDNGNLDKARLLLWPIKQKYGKQLSWADLMILAGNCALESMGFKTFGFGGGREDVWEPEQDIYWGSETEWLGDKRYTGDRELENPLGAVQMGLIYVNPEGPNGNPDPLKSAIDIRETFGRMAMNDYETVALVAGGHTFGKAHGAADPGKYVGREPAGASIEEQSQGWRNTFGSGHGDDTITSGIEGAWTPNPTKWDNDYFNVLLGYDWELTKSPAGANQWTPTAASNAQKAPAAGDASKTQALMMTTADMALKMDPIYAPISKHFHENQDEFADAFARAWFKLTHRDMGPRNLYLGSEVPSEVLIWQDPVPAVSHKLIDENDIAALKTKILASGLTVSQLVSTAWASASTFRGSDKRGGANGGRIRLAPQKDWEVNNPTQLSKVLDTLEAIQKEFGKPVSIADLIVLGGCAAIEQAAKNAGHNVKVPFTPGRTDASQEQTDVASFAALEPKADGFRNYVSSKQTAKAEELLLDKAQLLTLTAPELTVLVGGMRVLNTNYDNSRHGVFTSRPETLTNDFFVNLLNLSTTWKATSETQDVFEGRDRKSGSVKWVGTRADLIFGSNSELRALAEVYGCEDSKDKFVKDFVTAWNKVMNLDRFDLA
- a CDS encoding DoxX family protein, with the protein product MKITTIVIRVLIGLFLLFASVSYFLHLTPEPVTTGDFKAFQLGLVASTYLMPLAKGVELLAGLSYVTGKYVTLANIVILPVTLNILLINYFLAPETLPIAIALFLANLFLIYRYWDNYKSVFTP
- a CDS encoding DUF4349 domain-containing protein — encoded protein: MKNRTKLGLALLLFGLAFACKQADSLDNATEAAADTTAVASTISSNAAVEKKESHRKFVRTADLKFKVKNVAKSTYAIENIVSKNGGFVTFTDLKSNINEKSETKISQDSTLETTRYTVDNTITLRVPNTQLDTVLKSMVKEVAFLDSRLIKADDVALQLLSNKMAQKRLASHQKRLEKGIDTKGKKLTQITNAEDKLLGRQTESDETVLQNLSLEDQVNYSTVTLYLYQRESVLQEIVANEKSINAYRPHIGLQIWDSLKTGWFMFEAIIAFVVQLWALLLLAVLGVFAYRKFAKK